From Dehalobacter sp.:
TAAAACTTTGTATTATACTCTTTCCCATCAGCGCCAGTATGTCGGAATTCCCGACATACTGAATTTTCGTCAAGCTCGCTCTCGTTAAAAATATTCTGCAAATGTTCAGTAATTGTACTTCTGCTTTTATCAAAAAGCTCGGCAATCAATTTTTGCGTCAGCCAAACTGTCTCATCTTCAACTCGGACTTCTATTGTATTTTCATTTGCTTGCAAAGTGAAAATCAGAAATTCCGCTGTACTGTTTCTGATTTGTAATTTATCCTGGCGCTTTTTCTTATTTTCCGTCACAGCATTACCTCCAGAATATGTAAATCATTATTCATAATATAATAATAAAACCAAACATATGTTCAGGTCAACCGATAAACATATATTTGGTCTTAAAAACTCACAAAATAGCTTCATAAAATTCTTACTTTAAATTCAACATTATTTTTTCGACAATAAAACACAATTTTCGATATGCCTTGAGGATACAAAAAAGATGCCGTACCCATCTGGTATCCCCTCTTGATAATAATCATTACCAGTGAATTATCGTCAATCAGCATCATTTTGGTGACTATCTTTTGTACAAGATTAATATCCCCAATCAAAGATAACCCATTTATCATTTTTTGTTTCTTTAGTAAGATAAAAATAATAATAGTTTTCATGTTTTTCTATATTATCAAAAAATGTAACTCTCATACATATTACTTTATATGGATCATGCTCATATACGCTTTTATAACTTCCCGACTGTAAATAAAGATAACTGCTATCAGCATACTCCATAGAGATTAATTTCGGTTTCCACCTATGTGGTTTATCAGATGTTTCAAATATTCCTTGTTTATGTTTTGCTAAGAGATTTTTTGCGCCTTCTTCATCCTCATTTTGAAGTGCTGTAAAATAATCCTCGACAACTTGCTTCCCTTGAGCAATGTCTGAATTGTTAATCGTCTTTGAAAAATGATTGCTGGCTATAATAATTGCTATTACGGCCAATAAAATTATAGAAAACGACAATACCCACTTTTTCATAATACTCTCCGTTTGGAATGATTAATTAGATATGCCATCATTTTATCACAAATAAAATGATGGCATACCATTTTT
This genomic window contains:
- a CDS encoding DUF4829 domain-containing protein, whose product is MKKWVLSFSIILLAVIAIIIASNHFSKTINNSDIAQGKQVVEDYFTALQNEDEEGAKNLLAKHKQGIFETSDKPHRWKPKLISMEYADSSYLYLQSGSYKSVYEHDPYKVICMRVTFFDNIEKHENYYYFYLTKETKNDKWVIFDWGY